CCTAATGTTAGGGGAATCAGAATGAAAGAATATAATTTAAATGACACAAATATAATTAAATTACCAGAACCAATTGCCTTGCATACCGATGATCTTCATGTCTGGTATGGAGAAAACGAAGCCATCAAAGGTGTAGATCTAGAATTTGAAAAAAATAAAATCACAGCGTTGATTGGGCCCTCTGGTTGTGGTAAATCAACCTATCTACGTTCATTAAATCGCATGAACGATGGGATTGCAAACACTAAAGTAACAGGTAATATCATGTATAAAGGCGTTAATGTCAATACAAAAGAAGTCGATGTCTATGAAATGCGTAAACGCATCGGCATGGTTTTTCAACGTCCTAATCCATTTAGTAAATCAATCTATGAAAACATCACATTCGCATTAAAACAACATGGCGAAAAAGATAAGAAAAAACTAGATGAAATTGTTGAAACAAGTTTAAAACAAGCAGCGCTTTGGGAACAAGTAAAAGACAATTTAGATAAAAGTGCCTTAGCCTTGTCTGGTGGTCAACAACAACGTTTATGTATTGCTAGAGCGATTGCTATGAAACCAGATATTCTACTTTTAGATGAGCCAGCTAGTGCCCTAGATCCGATTTCAACTGGGAAGGTTGAAGAGACATTAGTGAATTTAAAAGATGATTATACGATCATTATCGTAACCCATAACATGCAGCAAGCTGCCCGTATCAGTGATTACACTGCCTTTTTCTACCTAGGTAAAGTGATCGAATACGATGAAACAAGAAAAATCTTTACACGACCAAAAATTCAAGCAACAGAAGATTACGTTTCTGGGCATTTTGGTTAGGAGGAGAAAGATGACAAAAGAAATTATTTCATCAAAAGATTTGCATTTATATTATGGTAAAAAAGAAGCCTTGAAAGGGATCGACTTGAGTATCAATCAAGGGGAAATCACAGCGATGATCGGACCATCAGGTTGTGGTAAATCGACTTATCTACGTTCGCTGAACCGGATGAATGATTTGATCCCAGGTGTGACGATCACTGGAAGTGTGGTCTATAAAGGGAAAGACATCTATGGTCCAAAAACGGATATCGTAGATTTACGTAAAGAAATCGGCATGGTTTTTCAACAACCGAATCCTTTTCCGTTTTCCATCTATGAAAATGTGATTTATGGTTTACGTTTAAAAGGCGAAAAAGATAAACAAGTGTTAGATGAAGCAGTGGAAAATAGTTTAAAAGCAGCATCTGTTTGGGAAGATGTGAAAGATAAACTGCATAAAAGTGCCTTATCTTTATCAGGCGGTCAACAACAACGTGTTTGTATCGCTCGTGTGTTAGCCGTTGATCCTGAAATTATTTTATTGGATGAACCGACAAGTGCCCTTGATCCAGTTTCAAGTGGTAAGATCGAGAATATGCTTTTAACATTGAAAGAGAAGTATACAATGATCATGGTGACACATAATATGTCTCAAGCTTCACGGATTTCTGATAAAACGGCTTTCTTTTTACAAGGCGAATTGATAGAATTTAATGATACGAAGAAGATATTCTTGAATCCAAAAGAAAAACAAACAGAAGACTACATTTCTGGAAAATTTGGTTAAAAAAAAGGAGGAACCTATATGTTGCGCAGCCAATTCGAAGAAGAACTATTAAATCTTCATAATCAATTTTATGAAATGGGCATGATGGTAAGTAATGTTGTGCATAAATCTGTACGAGCGTATATCAACCACGATAAAAAAATAGCTCAAGAAGTCATTGATTATGATGTAGAAATTAATGATATGGAAGTTAAATTAGAGAAGAAAAGTTTTGAAATGATTGCTTTACAACAACCAGTAACAACCGATCTAAGAATGATCATCACTGTTATGAAAGCTAGTTCTGACTTAGAAAGAATGGCGGATCACGCTGTATCGATCGCTAAGTCAACGATTCGATTAAAAGGAGAAACTAGAATTCCTGAAATTGAAAAAGAAATTTCAGATATGTCTGATTATGTTAAAAAAATGGTTGATAACGTGTTGATCGCTTATGTCAAAACGGATCAAAAAGACGCTCGTATGATCGCTAAAATGGATGCTCGAGTGAACGAGTATTTTGATAGTATCTACAGACACTCAATCAAAGCAATGCAATCAAATCCTGAAACAGTCATTAGCGGAACCGACTATCTGCATGTAGCAACCTATTTAGAGCGGATCGGGGATTATGTGACAAATATCTGTGAATGGATCGTTTATCTAGCTACTGGAAAAATCACAGAATTGAATAGCAATCACGATGAATAACATAATAAAATAGAGGCTGGATTAAAAGCATTTATTTAAATGTAAAGAGAGAAGCAAAACGAATAGCTCGTTTTGCTTCTCTCTTTCTTTTTTTTGTATACAATATTGTTCATAACTAATGTAAAAATAATTTTGAACATAATTTCAATAACGTGTTTACATTTGTTCTTTCGTCGTGTATTATACACTTATATTGGAAAGCGCTAACCATTATAATTAAAATTTTGGGGTGAGAGAATTTGGAAGAAACGAATGCAGTTGTTGGTAAAGGGATCCGGCCGACTTTGGCCGAACAAAGAAAACAATGGTTTAAAGAATTTATGAAACCGTTTTTGGTTGTTGTGGTTATATACATCACCATGTACATGATTCGTAATAATTTTAAAGCAGCACAGCCATTATTAAAAAGTCAGTTAGGACTGACAACGACAGATCTTGGTTATATTGGTTTTGTCTTTTCCATCGTTTATGGATTTGGTAAATTTATTGTTGGTTACATCGTAGATGGCAAGAATACGAAGAAAATTTTATCTATTTTGTTATTATTGTCTTCGATAACCGTTTTATGTATGGGGATTCTTTTTACCATGAATAATGTCCCGATGGGCTGGATCGTGGTTTTATGGTCATTGAACGGATTGTTCCAATGTGTTGGTGGACCAAGTTGTGCTTCCGTTATTACACAATGGACAACGAGAAGCAATCGTGGGAGATATATTGGGTTATGGAATGCATCACATAATATTGGTGGTGGTTTTGCAGGGATTTTTGCTGTTTGGTGTGCGACAACGTTCTTTAAAGGTCAAGTTGCAGGGATGTTCATTATTCCAGCAATAGTGGCAGCTGTTGTGGCAATAGGAACATTTTTCATCGGGAAAAATAGACCAGAAGATTTAGGCTGGAATTCAAGTGAAGAAATCTTTGGTGAACCTGTGGAAGAAGCCAATGTAGATGCTGAAAATCTAACAAAGTGGGAAATTTTCAAAAAGTATCTCTTAACCAATCCTTATATTTGGGTTTTATGTGTTGCGAATGTATTTGTTTATATTGTTCGAATCGGTATCGATAACTGGGCACCGTTATATGTAACGGAACATTTGAATTTTTCGCAAGAAGCAGCAGCTCAAACGATTTTCTATTTTGAAATGGGCGCTTTGATCGGATGTTTGGCTTGGGGCTATATCTCAGATTTATTAAAAGGACGTCCAGCATTGGTTGCCACAGTCAGTACAATTTTACTACCGATTGGCATCATTGGATATCAACTTGGTACAACTGAATTTGTGATCAATGCATCATTATTTATGTTAGGCATGATGGTATTTGGACCGCAATTGTTGATCAATTTATCCATGTTAGGATTTGTACCGAAAAAAGCAACAGTTGTTTCGGGCGGATTGCTAGGCGCTTTTGCTTATTTATTTGGAGATTCAATGGCTAAAATTCTTTTGGCTAAGATTTCCGATCCGTCAAAAGATGGAGTGAATTTCTTTGGACACGTCCTACACGGTTGGAATGATACATTTATTATCTTTTATATTTCTATTGTGATCATTGCCGTTCTTTTAGGAATCGTGGCATTGGCAGAAGAAAGAAGAAGAAAAAAAGTAAGTGCATAAAGGTGGAATAGACAAATGAACGTAAAAATTACAAATTTTAGAGACTTAGGCGGCATTCAAAATAAAGAGGGAAAAATAGTTAAGGCGAAGAAATTATTGCGCTCGGGCCATTTAGTTGATTTAGATCAAAAAACAAAAACAACGCTTGTAGACAATTTTAACCTAACAAGAATCATTGATTTTAGACGAGGCTTTGAAATCAGTGAATCGCCAGATACTCCAATCGAAGATGTGGAGTATGTCAATTTAGATCTGTTAGGAAAGATGAACGCTAAAAATTCAAGTTTAGCTGATTTTGCTAAGTTAAAATCGATTGAAGCAGTTGATAAACATATGCTTGGCGTTTATGAAGATTTGATCCTGAATCCAGGTGCTCAAGAAGGTTTTACGGAGTTTATGGAGTATATTTTAGCTAATAAAGAAGGTTCAACAATTTTTCATTGTTTTGCTGGTAAGGATCGCACAGGCTACGCTTCAGCGTTATTGCTATTATTACTAGATGTGGAAAAAGAGGAAATTTATAAAGACTTTCTGATTACAAATACTGAGAGAAAACAAGCCAATGATGAATTAGTTCAGCAATTTAGAGAGCAAGGATTTAGTGAAGAGCAATTGGAGTCATTGGCAACAGCTCTTTATGTAAAGGAAGATTATCTGGATCACGCGTTTAATTTAATTGAGAAAAACTTCGGTACAGCAGAAAAATATGCAGCTGAATGTTTAAATTTTGATCAAGAAAAACTAACTGAGCTGAAAAGTATTTACTTAACTGACTAAAAGTCCATTTGTCATCCTTGTTTGTTCTTGCTATAATGAGCTTAAATAATAAGGAACGGACAATGTGTATGGATAAAGAAAAACAACAACTTAGTATCGAAGTAGCACGACTTTACTATCAATCATCCCTTAGTCAGCAAGAAATTGCTGAGAAGTTAAATGTATCACGGCCGACAATATCGCGATTACTCAATTATGCTAAAGAAAAAGGATATGTTCAAATCACGATTTTTGATCCTTTCTCAGATCTGTTTGAAATCGAAAAAAAGTTGAAAGAAAAATATGGTTTAGCAGAAGTCCATGTTGCTTTTTCGCCAGATGCAAACTACAATTCTATTTCAGAATATTTAACTTCTTATGCAGCTGAATATCTTGAAGATACTATCAAGAGTGGTGATATCATCGGGGTTAGTTGGGGAACGACTATGCATAAGACCGTTTCTAAAATGAGTCGTCTGGATGTAAAGGGCGTTGAAGTTGTTCAACTAAAAGGCGGCATTGCTTATTTTGATGTTAATAATTACGCATTTGAAACAATCACATTATTTGCTGAAATTTTAAATACAAAAGCAAGAACGTTTCCTTTACCAGTTATTTTAGACAGTAAAGAAGCCAAAGATTTAGTTGTAGAAGATCGTCATATCAGTAAGGTTATTGAATTGGGACGGCAGGCCAATATTGCTGTATTTACCGTGGGAACGGTTCAAAGCGAATCGTTGCATTTTCGCTTAGGCTATTTTACGGAACAAGAAGAGAAATCACTTAAAGCGA
This sequence is a window from Enterococcus sp. 7F3_DIV0205. Protein-coding genes within it:
- the pstB gene encoding phosphate ABC transporter ATP-binding protein PstB, producing MKEYNLNDTNIIKLPEPIALHTDDLHVWYGENEAIKGVDLEFEKNKITALIGPSGCGKSTYLRSLNRMNDGIANTKVTGNIMYKGVNVNTKEVDVYEMRKRIGMVFQRPNPFSKSIYENITFALKQHGEKDKKKLDEIVETSLKQAALWEQVKDNLDKSALALSGGQQQRLCIARAIAMKPDILLLDEPASALDPISTGKVEETLVNLKDDYTIIIVTHNMQQAARISDYTAFFYLGKVIEYDETRKIFTRPKIQATEDYVSGHFG
- the pstB gene encoding phosphate ABC transporter ATP-binding protein PstB produces the protein MTKEIISSKDLHLYYGKKEALKGIDLSINQGEITAMIGPSGCGKSTYLRSLNRMNDLIPGVTITGSVVYKGKDIYGPKTDIVDLRKEIGMVFQQPNPFPFSIYENVIYGLRLKGEKDKQVLDEAVENSLKAASVWEDVKDKLHKSALSLSGGQQQRVCIARVLAVDPEIILLDEPTSALDPVSSGKIENMLLTLKEKYTMIMVTHNMSQASRISDKTAFFLQGELIEFNDTKKIFLNPKEKQTEDYISGKFG
- the phoU gene encoding phosphate signaling complex protein PhoU; amino-acid sequence: MLRSQFEEELLNLHNQFYEMGMMVSNVVHKSVRAYINHDKKIAQEVIDYDVEINDMEVKLEKKSFEMIALQQPVTTDLRMIITVMKASSDLERMADHAVSIAKSTIRLKGETRIPEIEKEISDMSDYVKKMVDNVLIAYVKTDQKDARMIAKMDARVNEYFDSIYRHSIKAMQSNPETVISGTDYLHVATYLERIGDYVTNICEWIVYLATGKITELNSNHDE
- the uhpT gene encoding hexose-6-phosphate:phosphate antiporter — encoded protein: MEETNAVVGKGIRPTLAEQRKQWFKEFMKPFLVVVVIYITMYMIRNNFKAAQPLLKSQLGLTTTDLGYIGFVFSIVYGFGKFIVGYIVDGKNTKKILSILLLLSSITVLCMGILFTMNNVPMGWIVVLWSLNGLFQCVGGPSCASVITQWTTRSNRGRYIGLWNASHNIGGGFAGIFAVWCATTFFKGQVAGMFIIPAIVAAVVAIGTFFIGKNRPEDLGWNSSEEIFGEPVEEANVDAENLTKWEIFKKYLLTNPYIWVLCVANVFVYIVRIGIDNWAPLYVTEHLNFSQEAAAQTIFYFEMGALIGCLAWGYISDLLKGRPALVATVSTILLPIGIIGYQLGTTEFVINASLFMLGMMVFGPQLLINLSMLGFVPKKATVVSGGLLGAFAYLFGDSMAKILLAKISDPSKDGVNFFGHVLHGWNDTFIIFYISIVIIAVLLGIVALAEERRRKKVSA
- a CDS encoding tyrosine-protein phosphatase, which gives rise to MNVKITNFRDLGGIQNKEGKIVKAKKLLRSGHLVDLDQKTKTTLVDNFNLTRIIDFRRGFEISESPDTPIEDVEYVNLDLLGKMNAKNSSLADFAKLKSIEAVDKHMLGVYEDLILNPGAQEGFTEFMEYILANKEGSTIFHCFAGKDRTGYASALLLLLLDVEKEEIYKDFLITNTERKQANDELVQQFREQGFSEEQLESLATALYVKEDYLDHAFNLIEKNFGTAEKYAAECLNFDQEKLTELKSIYLTD
- a CDS encoding sugar-binding transcriptional regulator; this translates as MDKEKQQLSIEVARLYYQSSLSQQEIAEKLNVSRPTISRLLNYAKEKGYVQITIFDPFSDLFEIEKKLKEKYGLAEVHVAFSPDANYNSISEYLTSYAAEYLEDTIKSGDIIGVSWGTTMHKTVSKMSRLDVKGVEVVQLKGGIAYFDVNNYAFETITLFAEILNTKARTFPLPVILDSKEAKDLVVEDRHISKVIELGRQANIAVFTVGTVQSESLHFRLGYFTEQEEKSLKANAVGDICSRFFNEDGQISDEEINSRTIGIELEELKTKEKSILIAGGDRKIKAIHGALVGGYANVLLIDKFTALKLLNH